The Burkholderia ambifaria AMMD genome contains the following window.
TCGGCCACTCCACCGGCGGCGGTGAAGTCGCCCGCTATGTCGCGAGGCACGGCGAGCCGGCCGGGCGTGTCGCCAAAGTGATACTGGTCAGCGCGGTGACACCGCTGATGCTGAAGACCGAGGCCAACCCGGACGGCGTGCCAATCGACGTATTCGACGGGTTGCGCACCGGCACCGCGGCCAATCGCGCCCAGTTCTTTCTCGATGTGCCGAGCGGCCCGTTTTACGGATTCAATCGAGCCGGCGCGAAGATCGATCAAGGCGTGATTCGGAACTGGTGGCGCCAGGCGATGATGGGCAGCGCCAACGCGCATTACGAGGGCATCAAGGCGTTCTCCGAGACGGACCAGACCGACGATCTCAAGGCGATCAGCGTGCCGACGCTCGTACTGCATGGCGAAGACGACCAGATCGTCCCGTATGAGAATGCTGCGCTGAAGGCCATCAAACTGCTGAAGAACGGCACGTTGAAGACCTATCCGGGCTACGGCCACGGCATGCTGACGGTCAATGCCGATGTGCTCAATGCGGATCTCCTCGCTTTCGTGAAGGCTTGAAGATTCTCATATCGATCCGGTATCCGATGTTTCAGCGTGACGATTGTGACAAGGCTGGGGAAGCGCATTCCCGATGACGGGTCGCTTCCCGGCCACCACGAGGTTCCGAGACACGACGTGCGCAGCGCGATGCAGCGACGAGCACGATCCCACAACAGCCACGCGTTCGTGAAAGCGGTCGGCTCCCCGGACCGTGGCCGCAATGTCGACCGGTGCCGTGGTGACCTCCCACTGAGGATCCGGCACGTCGTCCGCCGCCCCGTCGAGCGAGCCCTTGATTTTTGAGACGAACGGTCTATTATTCACCCATGGACGTTCGAACTGATCCGCCTCGCCGCCGCGGCAGGCCACCGAAGCAGCACGAAGACCTCGTCGCGACGCGCGACATGCTGTTGCGCACCGGGCTGGAAGTGCTCACCGAGAAGGGCTTTTCGGCCACCGGGCTCGACGAGATCCTCGGGCGCGCCGGCGTGCCCAAGGGCTCGTTCTATCACTACTTCGACAGCAAGGAGGCGTTCGGCCTCGAACTGATCGATCGCTACGCGGACTTCTTCGCCCGCAAGCTCGACCGTCATTTCAGCCAGCCCGAGCCGTCGCCGCTGGCACGCGTGCGCGCGTTCGTCGACGATGCGCGCGATGGCATGGCGCGCCATGAATACAGCCGCGGCTGCCTGATCGGCAACCTCGGCCAGGAAATGGGCGCACTGCCGGAGAGTTTCCGTGCGCGTCTGCGCGCGACGTTCGAGGACTGGCAACGCCGGCTGGCCGCGTGCCTCACCGCCGCCCAGCAAGCCGGCGAGCTCGCCGAGTCGGCGGACCCCGCCGAGCTGGCCGCGTGCTTCTGGATCGGCTGGGAAGGCGCGGTGTTGCGCGCGAAGCTCGAACGCAGCGACGTGCCGCTTGCGCTGTTCGCGCAGTTTTTCTTCAATGGATTGCCTCGCCGCTGAATTTTTTTGCCATTAACTAGACGATCGGTCTAAAAAGGAGGACGCATGTTCCAGGGCATCGTGATCGACAAGGACGGCACCGGCCAGCACGCGCGGCTGCAAACGCTGGACGACGCGCAGTTGCCCGCGGGCAACGTGACGATCCGGGTCGGCTATTCGACGTTGAACTACAAGGACGGACTCGCGATCACCGGCAAGAGCCCGGTGGTCCGCAAGTTCCCGATGGTGCCGGGCATCGATCTGGTGGGCGAGGTCGAGCACAGCACGCATCCGGATTACCGCGCGGGCGATCGGGTCGTGCTCAACGGCTGGGGCGTCGGCGAAACGCACTGGGGCGGCCTGGCCCAGAAGGCACGCGTCGACGGCGACTGGCTGGTGCCGCTGCCGGCCGCGTTTTCGCCGCAACAGGCGATGGCCATCGGCACGGCGGGCTACACCGCGATGCTGTGCGTGATGGCGCTGGAACGGCATGGCGTGCGCCCGGACGACGGCGAGATCGTGGTGACCGGCGCGGCAGGCGGCGTCGGCAGCGTCGCCA
Protein-coding sequences here:
- a CDS encoding alpha/beta fold hydrolase, whose amino-acid sequence is MSFVTTQDGVQIFYKDWGPKDAQPIVFHHGWPLSSDDWDAQMLFFLSNGYRVIAHDRRGHGRSAQVAEGHDMDHYAADAFAVVEALDLRHAVHIGHSTGGGEVARYVARHGEPAGRVAKVILVSAVTPLMLKTEANPDGVPIDVFDGLRTGTAANRAQFFLDVPSGPFYGFNRAGAKIDQGVIRNWWRQAMMGSANAHYEGIKAFSETDQTDDLKAISVPTLVLHGEDDQIVPYENAALKAIKLLKNGTLKTYPGYGHGMLTVNADVLNADLLAFVKA
- a CDS encoding TetR/AcrR family transcriptional regulator, which encodes MDVRTDPPRRRGRPPKQHEDLVATRDMLLRTGLEVLTEKGFSATGLDEILGRAGVPKGSFYHYFDSKEAFGLELIDRYADFFARKLDRHFSQPEPSPLARVRAFVDDARDGMARHEYSRGCLIGNLGQEMGALPESFRARLRATFEDWQRRLAACLTAAQQAGELAESADPAELAACFWIGWEGAVLRAKLERSDVPLALFAQFFFNGLPRR
- a CDS encoding MDR family oxidoreductase, with the protein product MFQGIVIDKDGTGQHARLQTLDDAQLPAGNVTIRVGYSTLNYKDGLAITGKSPVVRKFPMVPGIDLVGEVEHSTHPDYRAGDRVVLNGWGVGETHWGGLAQKARVDGDWLVPLPAAFSPQQAMAIGTAGYTAMLCVMALERHGVRPDDGEIVVTGAAGGVGSVAIALLARLGYRVVAVTGRPADADYLRQLGAAEILDRSQFGAPGKPLGKERWAGAVDVAGSHVLANVCATTRYRGVVTACGLAAGMDFPATVAPFILRGVTLVGIDSVMCPRAERLEAWRRLASDLDVGKLGAIGHQVGLGNAIPLAEELIAGKIRGRIVVDVNA